A region from the Methylovorus glucosotrophus genome encodes:
- a CDS encoding iron-containing redox enzyme family protein, with protein MPGDPRIFDEEAVTPPAPAEAPLAIKTLYFDLLNPDLSAERHVESSHQANAFLTQQLAHIDASSMESDPELIDALLADSPHALQAWIQRNAQATGREYQEYLEGRKRGEPRRYFSCKSHALNFLLQVAPTKMVDGAWLYGLTRQWDDPRYASLIKTYLEELGEGRSDKNHVVLYQQLLRRYDLDTEWHALDDSHFVQGLTQLALGHHAESYLPEVIGFNLAYEQLPLHLLITTHELEELNIDPYYFMLHVTVDNAMTGHAMRAAWAVFEALPRRQQRQALMMRILRGMALNSVGLATPALIQQFDAETEITAVFRKKASVGKFMHASQCKLGAYSINEWLSDPQKIPQLLPALVDAGWMTRHQDPAQSRFWKLMEGEHASMFGVFTPYEKQLMYDWMAGEVLETLPRQARLGEHWRKRSMTESRQRPADTSYATLQSLIEPALLTQPSRQMHNMAKWLAPGQHHTSAGLAATRLYMQQTGLN; from the coding sequence ATGCCCGGAGACCCAAGAATATTTGACGAGGAAGCTGTCACGCCACCTGCGCCTGCCGAGGCTCCCCTCGCCATTAAAACGCTGTATTTTGATTTGCTTAATCCCGACCTGTCGGCAGAGCGCCATGTGGAATCTTCACACCAGGCTAATGCCTTTCTGACCCAGCAACTGGCGCACATAGATGCGTCGTCCATGGAGTCAGATCCCGAATTAATCGATGCCCTGCTGGCAGACTCGCCCCATGCCCTGCAGGCGTGGATACAGCGCAATGCACAGGCCACAGGTCGGGAGTATCAGGAATACCTGGAAGGCCGCAAACGCGGCGAGCCCCGTCGCTATTTTTCATGTAAATCGCATGCACTGAATTTTCTGTTGCAGGTGGCCCCCACCAAAATGGTGGACGGTGCCTGGCTTTATGGCCTCACACGGCAGTGGGATGATCCGCGCTACGCCTCCCTCATCAAGACTTATCTGGAAGAGCTGGGCGAAGGACGCAGCGACAAGAACCATGTCGTGCTGTATCAGCAGCTATTGCGCCGTTATGACCTCGATACCGAGTGGCATGCCCTGGATGACAGCCATTTTGTGCAAGGACTCACGCAGCTGGCGCTGGGCCATCATGCAGAAAGCTATCTGCCAGAAGTCATCGGCTTCAACCTGGCCTATGAGCAATTGCCGCTCCATCTTTTGATCACCACGCACGAGCTGGAAGAGCTCAATATCGACCCCTATTACTTCATGCTGCATGTCACGGTGGATAACGCCATGACCGGCCATGCCATGCGCGCCGCCTGGGCGGTATTTGAAGCCTTGCCCAGACGCCAGCAACGCCAGGCACTCATGATGCGCATATTGCGCGGCATGGCGCTTAACTCGGTGGGGCTGGCAACGCCTGCGCTGATCCAGCAGTTTGATGCCGAAACCGAGATCACTGCCGTGTTTCGCAAAAAAGCCTCGGTGGGGAAATTCATGCATGCAAGTCAGTGCAAACTCGGCGCTTACAGCATCAATGAATGGCTATCTGATCCGCAAAAAATCCCTCAGCTGCTGCCTGCGCTGGTGGATGCTGGCTGGATGACGCGACACCAGGACCCTGCGCAATCACGCTTCTGGAAATTGATGGAAGGGGAACATGCCAGCATGTTCGGGGTATTCACTCCCTATGAAAAACAGCTGATGTATGACTGGATGGCCGGCGAGGTGCTGGAGACGCTGCCACGCCAGGCCAGACTTGGCGAGCACTGGCGCAAGAGAAGCATGACGGAAAGCAGGCAACGACCGGCGGATACCTCCTATGCCACCTTGCAGTCGCTGATAGAGCCTGCCCTGCTGACCCAACCGAGCCGCCAGATGCACAACATGGCGAAATGGCTGGCTCCGGGGCAGCATCACACCTCTGCCGGTCTCGCCGCTACGAGGCTTTACATGCAGCAAACGGGGCTGAATTAA
- a CDS encoding c-type cytochrome, producing MSETPDMQNKGIPQAAPEGEISTLEVNEEVMRETADPHEAFDPGPKLFYLFCLVAIVAASFYLGRHYGDFSTMPHLGYQPPQHVGGPAMANNAAKPQVSGAAIFTSRCASCHQADGKGVPGAFPPLVESPYVLGEPEVLVKILLYGLTGEVEVEGTRYNGVMPAWASQLNDDEIAAVATHVRTSLGSNKAAVVAPDLVARLRQENSQRTTPWTAQELQVKSGGS from the coding sequence GTGAGCGAAACTCCCGATATGCAGAACAAGGGTATCCCTCAGGCCGCCCCGGAGGGTGAAATCTCCACGCTGGAGGTCAATGAGGAAGTCATGCGGGAAACCGCGGACCCGCATGAAGCATTTGATCCCGGCCCCAAGCTGTTTTATCTCTTCTGCCTGGTGGCGATCGTCGCGGCCAGCTTTTATCTGGGGCGCCACTATGGTGATTTCAGCACCATGCCCCACCTGGGTTACCAGCCGCCCCAACACGTGGGAGGCCCGGCCATGGCGAACAATGCGGCCAAGCCCCAGGTATCAGGGGCTGCCATTTTTACCAGCCGCTGCGCCAGTTGCCACCAGGCAGATGGCAAAGGCGTCCCGGGTGCCTTCCCACCGTTGGTGGAATCCCCTTATGTGCTGGGTGAGCCTGAGGTGCTGGTCAAGATATTGCTCTATGGCCTGACGGGGGAGGTGGAGGTCGAAGGCACGCGCTATAACGGCGTCATGCCAGCCTGGGCAAGCCAGCTCAACGACGATGAAATTGCGGCTGTTGCCACCCATGTGCGCACTAGCCTGGGCAGTAACAAAGCCGCTGTAGTTGCCCCGGATCTGGTGGCACGACTTCGGCAGGAAAACAGTCAGCGAACCACGCCATGGACCGCGCAGGAGCTTCAAGTGAAGAGCGGTGGTTCATGA
- a CDS encoding cbb3-type cytochrome c oxidase subunit I: MKNEAGQAARQPVAAEANPIYEDARRDTVQEHDHNRITLAQTQAWDASSRTPVLFGFVIALLWLMVGTWLGDISSFKFDWPDLLVSEAYLTFGRLRPAHLNVMVYGWASNAMFAVALWIMPRLCHTRLHWQRVALAGIAIWNMGVFMGVLLLLLGTSDGLEWLEFDRYSADPMMVAGALLVGMSVWKTLLARKVHHLYVSVWYVAASFPWFVIIFTAGNLPLYQGVESAAVNWFYAHNALGLWLTTINLGLIYYLMPKILGRPVYSYWLSLIGFWGLALFYALNGMHHLIGGPMPSWMIATSITASILMVIPVVAVGINQHMTVVGRFGAMRYSPALTLLVLAAMAYTAVSLQGIMTALVNINRVTHFTHWTIAHSHLGLYMFVTFSLFGGIYYILPKILQREWPSAALIRAHILLIVAGMVLYVVALGIGGVLQGLSLLDASQSFQASVEAAKPWLLTRSVAAVIITLGHIVFFMHVMWLLLMKTEPGARPASPFHAIIPVLVEDRTGAHEGKPS, from the coding sequence ATGAAAAATGAAGCCGGGCAGGCAGCGCGCCAGCCTGTTGCCGCTGAAGCCAATCCCATCTATGAAGATGCGCGACGCGACACGGTACAGGAGCATGACCACAACCGCATTACCCTCGCCCAGACCCAGGCATGGGATGCGTCATCACGCACGCCAGTGCTGTTCGGCTTTGTGATTGCCCTGTTATGGCTGATGGTGGGGACCTGGCTAGGCGATATCAGCAGCTTCAAGTTTGACTGGCCGGACCTGCTGGTTTCCGAGGCGTACCTGACGTTTGGCCGCCTGCGCCCCGCGCATCTCAATGTCATGGTGTATGGCTGGGCCAGCAATGCGATGTTCGCGGTGGCACTCTGGATCATGCCGCGTCTTTGTCATACCCGGCTGCACTGGCAGCGGGTGGCACTGGCAGGCATTGCGATCTGGAACATGGGGGTATTCATGGGCGTGCTGCTGCTATTGCTGGGAACCAGCGATGGCCTGGAGTGGCTGGAGTTTGACCGCTACAGCGCTGACCCCATGATGGTAGCCGGCGCGCTGCTGGTGGGCATGAGTGTCTGGAAAACCCTGCTCGCCCGCAAGGTACATCATCTGTATGTATCGGTATGGTATGTGGCGGCCTCGTTTCCGTGGTTTGTGATCATCTTTACCGCAGGCAACCTTCCGCTATACCAGGGAGTGGAGTCAGCCGCGGTGAACTGGTTTTATGCGCATAACGCGTTGGGCCTCTGGCTTACCACCATCAACCTGGGGCTGATCTATTACCTCATGCCCAAGATACTGGGGCGTCCGGTGTATTCCTACTGGTTGTCGCTAATCGGGTTCTGGGGGCTGGCTTTATTTTATGCCTTGAATGGCATGCATCATCTTATCGGCGGCCCCATGCCATCGTGGATGATCGCCACTTCCATTACCGCGAGCATTCTGATGGTGATTCCGGTCGTTGCGGTGGGTATTAATCAGCACATGACCGTGGTCGGCCGCTTTGGTGCCATGCGCTATTCCCCGGCGCTGACCCTGCTGGTGCTCGCTGCCATGGCTTACACCGCGGTGTCGTTGCAAGGCATCATGACGGCGCTGGTGAACATCAACCGGGTAACCCACTTCACGCACTGGACCATCGCGCATTCCCACCTGGGGCTGTACATGTTTGTCACCTTTTCACTGTTTGGCGGCATTTATTACATCCTGCCCAAAATCCTGCAGCGTGAATGGCCAAGTGCTGCGCTGATACGCGCACACATCCTGCTGATTGTGGCGGGCATGGTGCTGTATGTGGTGGCGCTGGGCATAGGCGGTGTGCTGCAAGGCCTGAGCCTGCTGGATGCCAGCCAATCATTCCAGGCATCGGTGGAGGCAGCCAAGCCTTGGTTGCTGACCCGTAGTGTTGCCGCCGTGATCATTACCTTGGGGCATATCGTGTTCTTCATGCATGTCATGTGGCTGCTATTGATGAAGACGGAGCCCGGCGCCAGGCCTGCGTCTCCTTTTCATGCCATCATCCCGGTGCTGGTGGAAGATCGTACCGGCGCCCATGAGGGCAAGCCATCATGA
- a CDS encoding cbb3-type cytochrome c oxidase subunit II — protein MTRLTVLILGALATVIFALIVLVILPQSMLGKLQAPPELKPYTLEEARGREVYIANGCIYCHSQQVRDPNITTDIAKGLGNRASVPEDYVHDKPHLLGTMRTGPDLFNVGSRLPAKEWHLAHLYQPRALVSWSIMPAFPFLFQHKAVAESGDTVVNLPPAYAPAHGVIVTTPDADALVAYLLALKHDYAVPVAGDKAETEKDALPISGSQEGKP, from the coding sequence ATGACGCGGCTGACGGTCCTTATCCTTGGCGCGCTGGCCACGGTCATCTTTGCCCTCATTGTGCTGGTGATCCTGCCGCAGAGCATGCTGGGCAAGCTGCAAGCGCCGCCTGAACTCAAACCCTATACCCTGGAGGAAGCACGCGGGCGCGAAGTGTATATCGCCAATGGCTGCATTTATTGCCACTCGCAGCAAGTGCGTGATCCCAACATCACCACCGATATCGCCAAGGGCCTGGGTAACCGTGCCTCGGTGCCAGAGGATTATGTGCATGACAAACCTCACCTGCTGGGCACCATGCGCACCGGGCCAGACCTCTTCAATGTGGGCAGTCGCCTGCCTGCCAAAGAGTGGCATCTGGCACATCTTTATCAGCCACGGGCGCTGGTCAGCTGGTCCATCATGCCTGCTTTCCCTTTTTTGTTTCAGCACAAGGCGGTGGCCGAGTCGGGTGATACGGTGGTTAATCTGCCGCCGGCGTATGCCCCTGCACATGGCGTTATCGTGACGACGCCCGATGCCGATGCGCTGGTGGCGTATCTGCTCGCGCTCAAGCATGACTATGCGGTGCCGGTCGCCGGAGATAAAGCAGAAACAGAGAAAGACGCCTTGCCAATATCCGGATCGCAGGAGGGCAAGCCGTGA
- a CDS encoding methyltransferase translates to MSSTQATALRDWLVYLRGVNYQHVAITPLSHSRIYKRDAQAWAKTVRDIVGWGRPFHADVAGEPLFGLMEAADVLQPVEMGWRSKVRVASLNGQLFLHSAYPTLEASSVFFGPDTYRFVRAVQQYAQTRQPTVRRAVDIGTGSGVGAIALAGLFPDAEVFGVDINPHALALARVNTAANGCERVQMLHSDLLRDVAGEFDLIIANPPYLVDAAQRSYRHGGGALGAELSLSMVDAALTRLAPGGALVLYTGVAMLDGADPFLADVQARLQNRSGFSWHYEEIDPDIFGEELDLPPYDIADRIAAVVLTLKREA, encoded by the coding sequence ATGTCTTCCACGCAAGCCACCGCGTTGCGGGATTGGCTTGTTTATCTACGAGGCGTGAATTACCAGCATGTGGCGATTACTCCCTTGAGCCACTCGCGCATTTACAAGCGAGATGCCCAGGCCTGGGCTAAAACGGTACGCGACATCGTGGGCTGGGGGCGGCCCTTTCATGCGGACGTTGCTGGTGAGCCGTTGTTTGGCCTGATGGAAGCCGCTGATGTGTTGCAACCCGTGGAAATGGGCTGGCGTAGCAAGGTGCGGGTGGCTTCCCTGAACGGCCAGCTCTTCCTGCATTCGGCTTATCCAACGCTGGAGGCGTCGTCAGTATTTTTTGGTCCGGACACTTACCGCTTTGTCCGGGCTGTGCAGCAGTATGCGCAGACCCGGCAGCCGACGGTCAGGCGAGCAGTGGATATCGGGACAGGGAGCGGCGTCGGCGCGATTGCGCTGGCCGGTTTGTTCCCCGATGCCGAGGTGTTCGGTGTGGATATCAATCCGCATGCGCTGGCGCTGGCACGGGTGAATACTGCAGCCAATGGCTGCGAGCGGGTGCAGATGCTGCACAGTGATTTATTGCGGGATGTGGCGGGCGAGTTTGATCTCATTATTGCCAATCCGCCGTATCTGGTCGATGCCGCTCAGCGCAGTTACCGCCATGGCGGAGGGGCGCTAGGGGCCGAGCTTTCGCTAAGCATGGTCGATGCCGCCCTGACGCGCCTGGCGCCGGGTGGTGCGCTAGTGCTGTATACCGGAGTAGCCATGTTGGATGGGGCTGATCCTTTCCTTGCTGACGTGCAGGCGCGTCTGCAAAACCGGTCTGGATTTTCCTGGCATTACGAGGAAATTGACCCCGATATTTTTGGCGAGGAGCTGGACCTGCCACCCTATGACATCGCGGACCGTATCGCGGCCGTGGTGCTTACGCTGAAGCGCGAGGCATAG
- a CDS encoding methanol/ethanol family PQQ-dependent dehydrogenase, giving the protein MSKMKLALGAVVGMTVALPMMAFAAADQEAAMANPANWAGPRGQYNGQGYSTLNQINKSNIKSLKSAWTFSTGVNRGHEGSPLVINGVMYVHTAFPNNVYALDLNDNQKILWTYFPKQDPSVQAVLCCDNVSRGLGFGDGKIFLQQNDGMLVALDAKTGAKIWDVKNTDPKLGASNTNAPHVFKDKVLTGCSGGEFGVRCFLAAYNLKDGSLAWKAYSTGPDSEVLIGEDFNKANPHYNALSVYQDVNGGNKEGGSFKALTKDQLKYPEKELGTRTWLKPQATKNGWEHGGGSVWGWFSYDPKLNYVYYGTGNPSVWNPDVRPGDNKWSMTLFARDLNTGIAKWGYQMTPHDEWDYDGINEIVLFDKGDKKYAFHTDRNGFNYTLDRTNGTLLVAEKAHPFINWATKVDLKSGVPQKDARYSTHEDYNAKGICPAALGVKDQQPMAYSPRTGLMYIPLNHVCMTYEPVESKYVAGQPWVGASLTMFAGPDGVMGGFEAWDPLKGKAVWYNKEKFSSWGGVLATASDLVFYGTLERDFKAVDAQTGKLLWKFQVGSGVIGNAFTYSNKGKQYVGVLSGIGGWAGVAMNLGLDNDSDALGAAGGYKELTKYNAAPGGGALNVFSL; this is encoded by the coding sequence ATGAGCAAGATGAAATTGGCACTGGGCGCCGTGGTCGGTATGACCGTTGCCCTGCCCATGATGGCATTTGCTGCAGCCGACCAGGAAGCCGCAATGGCTAACCCTGCCAACTGGGCTGGCCCACGTGGTCAGTACAATGGCCAAGGCTACAGCACGCTGAACCAGATCAACAAATCCAACATTAAGAGCCTGAAATCCGCATGGACTTTCTCCACCGGTGTTAACCGTGGTCACGAAGGTTCCCCACTGGTGATCAATGGTGTGATGTATGTGCACACTGCGTTCCCGAACAACGTTTACGCGCTGGACCTGAACGACAACCAGAAGATTCTCTGGACTTACTTCCCCAAGCAAGACCCATCCGTACAAGCTGTTCTGTGCTGCGATAACGTCAGCCGCGGCCTGGGATTTGGCGATGGCAAGATTTTCCTGCAACAGAATGACGGCATGCTGGTTGCCCTGGATGCCAAGACCGGCGCCAAGATCTGGGACGTAAAGAACACAGACCCCAAGCTGGGCGCCAGCAACACCAACGCACCTCACGTCTTCAAGGATAAAGTGCTGACCGGTTGCTCTGGTGGCGAATTCGGCGTGCGCTGCTTCCTGGCCGCTTACAACCTGAAAGATGGTTCGCTAGCCTGGAAAGCTTACTCCACAGGTCCTGACAGCGAAGTGCTGATCGGCGAAGACTTCAACAAGGCTAACCCGCACTACAACGCGCTGTCTGTTTACCAGGACGTGAATGGTGGTAACAAGGAAGGTGGCTCGTTCAAGGCACTGACCAAGGACCAGCTGAAGTACCCTGAAAAAGAACTGGGCACCCGCACCTGGCTGAAGCCACAAGCCACCAAGAATGGCTGGGAACACGGCGGCGGTTCCGTATGGGGCTGGTTCTCCTATGATCCAAAACTGAATTACGTGTACTACGGTACTGGTAACCCATCCGTCTGGAACCCTGACGTACGTCCTGGTGACAACAAGTGGTCCATGACGCTGTTCGCACGTGACTTGAATACCGGCATCGCCAAGTGGGGCTATCAGATGACCCCTCACGACGAGTGGGACTATGACGGCATCAACGAAATCGTGCTGTTCGACAAGGGCGACAAGAAGTACGCTTTCCACACTGACCGTAACGGCTTCAACTACACCCTGGACCGCACCAACGGCACCCTGCTGGTGGCTGAGAAGGCTCACCCCTTCATCAACTGGGCAACCAAGGTTGACCTGAAGTCTGGCGTGCCACAAAAGGATGCGCGCTACTCCACACACGAAGACTACAACGCCAAGGGTATCTGCCCAGCCGCGCTGGGTGTCAAGGACCAACAGCCTATGGCTTACTCGCCACGGACTGGTCTGATGTACATCCCACTGAACCACGTTTGCATGACTTACGAGCCAGTGGAATCCAAGTATGTGGCTGGTCAGCCATGGGTGGGTGCAAGCCTGACCATGTTTGCTGGTCCTGATGGCGTAATGGGCGGTTTCGAAGCCTGGGATCCATTGAAGGGCAAGGCCGTCTGGTACAACAAGGAGAAGTTCTCCTCATGGGGCGGCGTACTGGCAACAGCTTCTGACCTCGTGTTCTACGGCACTCTGGAACGTGACTTCAAGGCAGTGGATGCACAAACCGGCAAGCTGTTGTGGAAGTTCCAAGTTGGTTCTGGCGTGATCGGCAATGCCTTCACCTACAGCAACAAGGGCAAGCAATACGTTGGCGTACTGTCCGGTATCGGCGGTTGGGCTGGTGTTGCGATGAACCTGGGCCTGGATAACGACTCCGACGCACTGGGTGCAGCGGGTGGTTACAAGGAACTGACCAAGTACAACGCTGCTCCTGGCGGCGGTGCACTGAACGTGTTCAGTCTGTAA
- a CDS encoding copper resistance CopC family protein, protein MCLLLCALLSATTAHAHSRLITAQPRHGEILANSPAQVVLDFSAPVEPAFSRIEILQGDKWSILKETSVQGKRMLAALPRLPPGKHHLRWSILSADGHHQTGTLSFTIRP, encoded by the coding sequence GTGTGCCTACTGCTATGCGCCCTGCTGAGCGCTACGACTGCGCATGCCCACAGCCGCCTGATCACGGCGCAACCGCGCCACGGCGAAATACTGGCTAATTCTCCTGCCCAGGTTGTTCTGGATTTCAGCGCACCGGTGGAGCCGGCCTTCAGCCGTATTGAGATACTGCAGGGCGACAAATGGTCCATATTGAAAGAGACATCGGTTCAGGGAAAACGCATGCTGGCGGCATTGCCACGCTTGCCCCCCGGCAAGCATCATTTGCGCTGGAGCATCCTGTCCGCCGATGGACATCACCAGACCGGCACCCTGAGCTTTACCATCCGGCCTTGA
- a CDS encoding DUF2171 domain-containing protein, with protein sequence MSVSHAILPGMPVLSAQNTKVGTVDGLEGTNLIKLTKDEQGQHHYIPKDWVASTDNAEVKLSCDEKRAVSEWLTQPN encoded by the coding sequence ATGTCAGTTTCTCATGCTATTTTGCCCGGCATGCCGGTGCTTTCCGCCCAGAACACCAAAGTGGGTACCGTCGATGGTCTCGAGGGTACCAATCTCATCAAACTCACCAAGGATGAGCAGGGCCAGCATCATTACATCCCCAAGGACTGGGTGGCTTCTACCGATAATGCTGAAGTGAAACTTTCGTGCGACGAAAAGCGCGCAGTGTCGGAATGGCTGACACAGCCCAACTGA
- a CDS encoding phosphoribosylamine--glycine ligase has protein sequence MRILGIGEYCDLAGMYSRLVQEGHEVRVWVEDEAYRGIHRGLLPFTDDWHDELDWVREAGQEGCIVFESATKGEWQDALRRDGFNVIGGSAYGDRLEGDRLFGQQVMQDMGLEIARCERFYDMEAAIRFIETHPARYVYKSNGADSERTRNFVGTLDDGSDVIALLEFYRQHSPATETSPVDFMLMEHVQGIEMGIGAYFNGTRFLSPVCLDWEHKHFFPGDLGELTGEMGTVVTYTGGQSLFKRTLAHLEEALAESGYCGYINLNMIVNESHIWPLEFTSRFGYPGFAICSALHRQSWATIFKTMLDIDSTTLETAPGFATGVVLTVPPFPYAYGYEQLAKGMPVLFHPDISDAERQRVFLAEVEKVGDYLVTSGVSGYICVATGTGLTVQQANASAYALAGKVIVPNVRYRNDIGRRLANGELELLRKWGYIDA, from the coding sequence ATGCGCATATTGGGGATAGGCGAATATTGTGACCTTGCTGGCATGTACAGCCGTTTGGTGCAGGAAGGGCACGAGGTACGGGTATGGGTGGAAGATGAAGCCTATCGCGGCATACATCGCGGCCTCCTGCCGTTTACCGATGACTGGCACGATGAGTTGGACTGGGTGCGCGAAGCAGGCCAGGAGGGCTGCATCGTGTTTGAGTCTGCGACCAAAGGCGAGTGGCAGGATGCATTGCGGCGCGATGGATTTAATGTGATTGGCGGCAGCGCATACGGCGATCGCCTGGAAGGGGATAGGCTGTTTGGGCAGCAGGTCATGCAGGACATGGGGTTGGAGATAGCGCGTTGCGAGCGCTTTTACGATATGGAGGCGGCGATACGGTTTATCGAAACCCACCCCGCCCGCTATGTATACAAAAGCAATGGTGCGGATAGCGAGCGCACACGCAATTTTGTCGGAACGCTGGATGATGGCAGTGATGTCATCGCCCTGCTGGAGTTTTATCGTCAGCACTCACCTGCTACCGAGACTTCGCCGGTGGATTTCATGCTGATGGAGCATGTGCAGGGCATAGAGATGGGCATAGGCGCGTATTTCAATGGTACCCGCTTTTTGTCACCGGTCTGTCTTGATTGGGAGCACAAGCATTTCTTCCCGGGTGACCTCGGCGAATTGACCGGCGAGATGGGCACAGTGGTGACTTACACGGGTGGACAGTCGCTGTTCAAGCGCACCCTGGCGCATCTGGAAGAGGCACTCGCCGAGAGCGGCTATTGTGGCTATATCAATCTGAACATGATCGTGAATGAATCGCATATCTGGCCGCTGGAATTCACCAGCCGCTTTGGTTACCCCGGATTTGCCATCTGCAGTGCTTTGCATCGCCAGTCCTGGGCCACCATATTCAAAACCATGCTGGATATTGATTCCACCACCCTGGAGACTGCACCGGGCTTTGCGACTGGCGTGGTGCTGACCGTGCCGCCTTTCCCCTATGCCTATGGTTACGAGCAGCTGGCCAAGGGCATGCCTGTGCTTTTTCATCCAGACATCAGCGATGCAGAGCGCCAGCGCGTGTTTCTGGCGGAAGTGGAGAAGGTGGGGGACTATCTGGTGACCAGTGGCGTGAGCGGCTACATCTGCGTGGCGACCGGCACCGGTTTGACGGTGCAACAAGCCAACGCCAGTGCTTATGCGCTGGCGGGCAAGGTGATTGTGCCGAATGTGCGTTACCGCAACGATATAGGTCGGCGCCTGGCGAATGGCGAGCTGGAGCTGTTGCGCAAATGGGGATATATCGACGCCTGA
- the ccoS gene encoding cbb3-type cytochrome oxidase assembly protein CcoS, with protein MYASHATLPLGAHVYIDTTTLILLSLITGIPSLYFLVWGVRTGQFDHTERAALSIFDENELQSYRPWEKPAQQQERMRLAGKDTLQVDQRWEPWL; from the coding sequence GTGTATGCCTCACACGCGACCTTGCCCTTGGGAGCCCATGTGTATATCGATACCACCACCCTCATTTTATTGAGCCTGATTACCGGCATTCCTTCGCTTTATTTTCTGGTGTGGGGAGTGAGGACCGGCCAGTTTGATCATACCGAGCGTGCCGCCTTGAGCATTTTTGATGAGAACGAACTGCAAAGTTACCGCCCATGGGAAAAACCTGCGCAACAGCAGGAGCGCATGCGGCTCGCAGGAAAAGATACCCTGCAGGTGGATCAGCGCTGGGAGCCGTGGCTATGA